In Pseudomonas sp. R76, one genomic interval encodes:
- the lepB gene encoding signal peptidase I, producing MRSLLGKYRYVILFWLCFGVFRTSLADWNPIPSGSMRPTLVEGDVVLVNRVAYDLKVPLTDISLLKLDNPQRGDVVTFSSPKDGVRLIKRIVGIPGDTLQMKNEVLWINGVPATYSDEQAINEPLVPGQSVPGIQLTEQANTSRRTVQFMPVVRALRDFGPVVVPADSYFMLGDNRDNSADSRYIGFVPRRLLIGRAHHVLASAQILDNWMPRFRRFGAAIL from the coding sequence ATGCGAAGTCTGTTGGGCAAATACCGTTACGTCATCCTTTTCTGGCTGTGTTTTGGCGTGTTCCGCACCTCCTTGGCCGACTGGAACCCGATCCCCTCCGGCTCCATGCGCCCGACCCTGGTGGAAGGCGATGTGGTGCTGGTGAACCGCGTCGCGTATGACCTCAAGGTGCCGCTCACGGATATTTCACTGCTCAAGCTGGATAACCCGCAGCGCGGTGACGTGGTGACCTTTTCCTCGCCCAAAGACGGTGTGCGCTTGATCAAACGTATCGTCGGCATCCCTGGCGACACGCTGCAAATGAAGAACGAGGTGCTGTGGATCAACGGCGTGCCGGCCACCTACTCGGATGAGCAGGCCATCAACGAGCCCCTTGTGCCCGGCCAGTCTGTGCCGGGTATCCAGCTGACTGAGCAGGCGAATACCAGCCGGCGCACCGTGCAATTCATGCCGGTGGTACGTGCGCTGCGGGATTTCGGCCCCGTCGTAGTACCCGCCGACAGCTACTTCATGTTGGGCGATAACCGCGACAACAGCGCAGATTCGCGCTACATCGGCTTTGTGCCACGCCGCCTGCTGATCGGGCGCGCGCACCATGTGCTGGCTTCGGCGCAGATCCTGGATAACTGGATGCCACGATTTCGCCGATTTGGTGCCGCAATCCTCTAA